The Lichenihabitans psoromatis genomic interval TCCGCTCGCTCGACCCGGTCCTGCGCGCCTCGGATGCGGGCCGCGCCGTCTTCATCACCTCGGGCGCCGGCCATCGCGCCGAGTTGCGCCCCTACTGGGGCCCTTATGCGATTTCGAAGGCTGCGGTCGACGCGCTAATGCGAACCTATGCGGCCGAGACCGCCACGACGTCGGCCGTCAAAGTCATGGCGGTCAATCCAGGACCGCTGCGGACTCGCATGCGCGCCAGCGCGATGCCGGGCGAAGATCCGGAGACACTGAAGGCGCCCGAAGACCTCAGCCCGCGGATCGTCGAACTCTGTGTTCCGACCTGGACTGAGACCGGCAAGCTTTTCGACTTCCCGGCCAACAAGATCATGAGCTTTTCGGCTCCGGCCTGATCCTCAGTATTTCTTGCGCTTGTCGTAGGGATTATCACCCTGCCGGAGCGAAAGGCGAATCGGAACACCCGGCAAATCAAAGGCTTGCCTCAGTCCGTTCATCAAAAATCGCTGATAGGACGTCGGCAGATCCTTCAACTGATTGCCAAACAAAACGAAGCTCGGTGGGCGGGCCTTCGGCTGCGTCATATAACGAAGCTTAATCCGTCGACCGCTGACAGCAGGCGGCGGTGTCGTGTCGATCGTGGCCGTCAGCCAACGGTTGAGCTTCCCGGTCGAGATCCGCTTGTTCCAAACCTCGTGGACCTTCACGACGGCTTCGAGCAGTTTGTCGATCCCTTGCCCGTTCAAGCCTGAAACCGGAATGACCGGCGTTCCCCGAACCTGCGGCAGCAGCCGGTCGGCTTCCTCACGCAACTCGGACAGCTTGGCACCGCGCGACTCGATGAGATCCCACTTGTTGAGGCCGATCACGAGGCCCCGCCCCTCGCGTTCGATCAGATCGACGATCGTCAGATCCTGCTTCTCGAACGGGATCGTTGCGTCGAGCAGCACGATGACGACTTCGGCAAATCGAGCGGCCCGCAGCGCATCCGCGACCGCGAGCTTCTCGAGTTTGTCGTCGATGCGCGCCCGCTTCCGCAAGCCTGCCGTATCGAAGATCTTGATCTTGCGACCACGCCACTCGTAATCGAGGCCGATCGCGTCTCGCGTGATGCCCGGCTCCGGGCCGGTCAGCAGACGGTCCTCACCAAGGATCCGATTGAGCAGCGTCGACTTTCCGGCATTGGGTCGTCCGAGGACCGCGATGTTGAGCGGCTTCGACAGGTCGAGTTCAGTCCCATCCTCTTCGTCATCAAATTCGGGACGTTGCGTCGCGTCTTCGATTTTCTCCGGCTCGATGGCGGTCGCCTCCGGCAGGGCCTGCAGGAGACGGTCATAGAGTTCGGCGAACCCATCGCCATGTTCGGCCGACAAGGCCACAGGGTCGCCGAGGCCGAGATCGAACGCCTCATAGGCGCCGGCCGTCCCGGCTTTGCCCTCGGCCTTGTTGGCGATGAGGATCAGCGGCTTGTCGGCGCGGCGCACCAGGGCGGCAAAGTGCCGATCGACCGGAGTCAGGCCGACACGCGCGTCGATCATGAAGAAGATCGCGTCGGCATCGATGACAGCCGCTTCGGTCTGCGCGCGCATCCGGCCCGTCAAGCTGGTCACCTCGCTCTCTTCAAGCCCCGCCGTGTCGATGATGGTGAAACGAAGATCGCCGAGCCGTGCCTCACCCTCGCGCCGGTCGCGCGTCACGCCGGGCTGATCGTCGACGAGCGCGAGCTTCTTGCCCACGAGCCTGTTGAACAGGGTCGACTTGCCGACGTTCGGACGCCCAATAATGGCGATCGAAAAGTTCATCATTTGGCGGTGCCGTCAGTTGGCGGCGTGGCTGGAGCAACAGCGTCGGGCGCAGGAGGGGTGATCGGAGAAACAGATGCGGCCGGGGCTGCGACCGGCGCATCGGGGGTGGCCGGCGCTTCGACGGCTGGCGTCGTCGCGGTTGGTGGAGCGACCACGGGCGTGGCAGGAACCACTGGGGCGGTCTCAGCCGTCTTGTCGGCTCCGCCCGCCCGAACCAGACCCAGCATCGCCTCGGCGCGCTGACGCAAAGCGGCCGTCGTGGTCGGATCTGTCTCGATCGCGTCGAGCGCGCGGCCGGCGTCATCCGACTGGCCCGCCTTCAAGGCCGCGATGGCCAGCAGTTCACGCGCGCTGTTGCGATAGCCGTTATTCGCATCGGCGAGCGGGTCGAGCCGCTTCTTGATGTCGGCGTAGCCTTCTTGATCGAGCAACAGCAAGGCGGCGCGGAGGCGCGCGAGATCCCGCAGCGACGCATCGACGGATCCATCGGCCGCGATCGCATCGAAGGCCTGCGCTCCCGCCGTCGCATCGGTCTGGCCGGTTTCCGCCGCGAGCCGAAACCGAGCCAGCAGCTTGTAGCCCGGGGTACCATCCTTGACGACGGCGTCGAGCGCTGCTTTCGCCTCCACCGCCTTACCGGCGCGTGTCAGATCGAGCGCATCGAGATATTGCCCCCCGGACACCTGCGCTTGGCGTGTCGTGAAGTAGAGATTCGCGCGCCACGCGCCGACGACCCCGAGCACGAGCACCACAATCGCGAGGATGACGATCCAGTAGCGTTCCAGAAAGCGCCGGAACTGGTCCTGACGGACCTCCTCGTTAACCTCACGAATGAATTCGGACATAGGGAACTCTGGGCCGGTCACTGAAACGACGATGTCCGGGCGGCAGGCCCCCGCACCGGACAATCTCGCCGCATAACACGTCGCGGCATGGGAAGCGAGCGCATGGAAGGCGAGCCGCCCCACTCGCCTCCGGTCTATCAAAAGACCAGCTTAGTAGAGGCCGCCCGTTCCGCTCCCGACTGCGCGATCCGCGTCAGGTTCCGCGACAGCGGCACCCTTCGGCGAATTGTCGCCAATGACCGAATAGCTGTCGGGCGGAGCGGTCCCTGGTTTAAAGGCTTCGAGAATCGAGCCCTGCCCGCTGCCGCGCATGCCGCTTTTATAATCGACCGAGATCAGCTTGATGCCGGGCGGGACGCGGAATGGCACGTCGGGCTTGCCCTGCAAAGCCATCCGCATGAAGTCGCGGAAGACCGGGGCCGCATATTGCGCCGCGTAAGCGGTTGCGCCCAGCGACTTCGGCTGATCGTAACCGAGGTAAAGCCCAACCGCGAGGTCGGTCGAATAACCCACGAACCACACGTCTTTCGCGTCGTTGGTGGTCCCGGTCTTGCCCGCGAGATGGCGGCCGAGTTCCTTCACGGCCTGACCAGTGCCGCGCGTGATGACGCCTTCGAGGATCGAGGTGATCTGATAGGCCGTCAGCGGATCGAGAACCTGCTCGCGCTTGTCGACGAGACGCGGCTCGGGCTGATCGGACCATTTCTCGGCATCACACCCTTCGCAAACCCGCTCGTCGTGCCGATAGATCGTATGGCCCCAGCGATCCTGGATGCGGTCGATCAGCGTCGGCTTGATGCGCTTGCCGCCGTTGGCCAGCATCGAATAGCCGGTCACCATCCGCAGCACCGTCGTCTCGCCCGCGCCGAGCGACATCGACAGAACCGGAAGCATCTCGTCGTAGATACCAAAGCGCTTGGCATATTCGACGATCAGCGGCATGCCGATGTCCTTGGCAAGCCGAACCGTCATCAGGTTGCGCGAGTGTTCGACGCCATACCGCAGCGTATGCGGACCAGAGCCCATATCGTCGTCGTTGGCAGGACGCCACATGCCGAGGCCGGGACCCTGATCGATTTCGATCGGACCGTCCATGACAACGGAGGACGGCGTATACCCGTTATCGAGCGCGGTCGCGTAAACGAACGGTTTGAAGGACGAGCCCGGCTGGCGAAGCCCCTGCGTAGCGCGATTGAACTCCGATTGATCGAACGAGAAGCCGCCCACCATGGCGAAGACACGGCCGGTATAGGGGTCCATCGCGACGATCGCGCCGGAAATCTCCGGCACCTGCCGCAACCGATACTGGCCGGGTTTGCCGTCGACCGGCTCGACATAGACGATATCGCCCGTCGACAGCAGTGACTTGACGGTTTTGCGGCCCGTCCAGCGGATCCCGTCCAGCGGCACCTGTCCCGTATCGCGGTCGGCCGCGACATCGCCGGCCTTGTCGCGTGGCGGTTGGAGGCCGATGCGAGCCGAGGCGTCGTTGCTGTCCAGCACGATGGCGAGACGCCACGGTTGCACGTCGCCGAGAGGCGGCACCTCCGAGACCGTCAAGCCCCAGTCGCTCCCGAGATCGACATGCCGGATCGCCCCGCGCCATCCGCGCGATTCGTCGTAGCGGACGAGCCCATCGACCAGCGCCTTGCGGGCCATGACCTGCATCTTGGGATCGAGCGTGGTGCGGACCGACAAACCGCCGTCATACAGCTTCTTCTCGCCGTAGCGCTCGCTCAATTCGCGGCGCACCTCTTCGGCGAAATAGCCAGCCGCATAGGTATTGGGCGACAACACGCGTGGGTTGACGCCGAGTGGATCCAACTTGGCCTTGTCGCCATCGGCACGCGTGACGTAGCCATTCTCGACCATGCGGTCGATGACCCAGTTGCGGCGCGCCAAAGCGGCATCACGGTGCAGGAACGGCTGGTAATTGTTCGGGCCCTTGGGCAACGCGGCCATATAGGCGGCCTCCGAAATCGACAGCTCGTGCACCGATTTGTCGAAATAGTTCAGGGCTGCGGCCGCGATGCCGTAGTTGCCGAGGCCGAGATAGATCTCATTGAGATAAAGCTCGAGGATCTTCTCCTTCGGGTAGGCGGACTCGATTCGGAACGCCAGCAAGGCCTCCTTGATCTTGCGATCAAAGCTGCGTTCGTTCGTCAGGAGGAAGTTCTTGGCCACCTGCTGCGTGATGGTGGAGGCACCCTGCACGCGCTTGTTGCCT includes:
- a CDS encoding SDR family NAD(P)-dependent oxidoreductase, with protein sequence MDKPLDQRVALVTGATRGIGRAVCLDLARAGAHVIALGRTQGALEELDDAIREIGSEATLVPCDIKDFDALDRLGAAIHERWGKLDVLVANAGILGPITPLGHVEPKQWADVMAVNVTANWRLIRSLDPVLRASDAGRAVFITSGAGHRAELRPYWGPYAISKAAVDALMRTYAAETATTSAVKVMAVNPGPLRTRMRASAMPGEDPETLKAPEDLSPRIVELCVPTWTETGKLFDFPANKIMSFSAPA
- the der gene encoding ribosome biogenesis GTPase Der, whose amino-acid sequence is MNFSIAIIGRPNVGKSTLFNRLVGKKLALVDDQPGVTRDRREGEARLGDLRFTIIDTAGLEESEVTSLTGRMRAQTEAAVIDADAIFFMIDARVGLTPVDRHFAALVRRADKPLILIANKAEGKAGTAGAYEAFDLGLGDPVALSAEHGDGFAELYDRLLQALPEATAIEPEKIEDATQRPEFDDEEDGTELDLSKPLNIAVLGRPNAGKSTLLNRILGEDRLLTGPEPGITRDAIGLDYEWRGRKIKIFDTAGLRKRARIDDKLEKLAVADALRAARFAEVVIVLLDATIPFEKQDLTIVDLIEREGRGLVIGLNKWDLIESRGAKLSELREEADRLLPQVRGTPVIPVSGLNGQGIDKLLEAVVKVHEVWNKRISTGKLNRWLTATIDTTPPPAVSGRRIKLRYMTQPKARPPSFVLFGNQLKDLPTSYQRFLMNGLRQAFDLPGVPIRLSLRQGDNPYDKRKKY
- a CDS encoding tetratricopeptide repeat protein; translation: MSEFIREVNEEVRQDQFRRFLERYWIVILAIVVLVLGVVGAWRANLYFTTRQAQVSGGQYLDALDLTRAGKAVEAKAALDAVVKDGTPGYKLLARFRLAAETGQTDATAGAQAFDAIAADGSVDASLRDLARLRAALLLLDQEGYADIKKRLDPLADANNGYRNSARELLAIAALKAGQSDDAGRALDAIETDPTTTAALRQRAEAMLGLVRAGGADKTAETAPVVPATPVVAPPTATTPAVEAPATPDAPVAAPAASVSPITPPAPDAVAPATPPTDGTAK
- a CDS encoding penicillin-binding protein 1A; the encoded protein is MRLIARFLGFVFATGALVFVIGAAATGLLIWKYEQDLPDYTQLKNYEPPVMTRVHANDGSLLAEYARERRLYLPSTAIPPLVKQAFLSAEDKNFYSHNGVDPEGIGRALMVLLEGNKRVQGASTITQQVAKNFLLTNERSFDRKIKEALLAFRIESAYPKEKILELYLNEIYLGLGNYGIAAAALNYFDKSVHELSISEAAYMAALPKGPNNYQPFLHRDAALARRNWVIDRMVENGYVTRADGDKAKLDPLGVNPRVLSPNTYAAGYFAEEVRRELSERYGEKKLYDGGLSVRTTLDPKMQVMARKALVDGLVRYDESRGWRGAIRHVDLGSDWGLTVSEVPPLGDVQPWRLAIVLDSNDASARIGLQPPRDKAGDVAADRDTGQVPLDGIRWTGRKTVKSLLSTGDIVYVEPVDGKPGQYRLRQVPEISGAIVAMDPYTGRVFAMVGGFSFDQSEFNRATQGLRQPGSSFKPFVYATALDNGYTPSSVVMDGPIEIDQGPGLGMWRPANDDDMGSGPHTLRYGVEHSRNLMTVRLAKDIGMPLIVEYAKRFGIYDEMLPVLSMSLGAGETTVLRMVTGYSMLANGGKRIKPTLIDRIQDRWGHTIYRHDERVCEGCDAEKWSDQPEPRLVDKREQVLDPLTAYQITSILEGVITRGTGQAVKELGRHLAGKTGTTNDAKDVWFVGYSTDLAVGLYLGYDQPKSLGATAYAAQYAAPVFRDFMRMALQGKPDVPFRVPPGIKLISVDYKSGMRGSGQGSILEAFKPGTAPPDSYSVIGDNSPKGAAVAEPDADRAVGSGTGGLY